The Lycium barbarum isolate Lr01 chromosome 4, ASM1917538v2, whole genome shotgun sequence nucleotide sequence taagggtaaagggGAATTTTAAAGCACGCAAGTGATttctccaaatatatatatatatatatatatatatgtatatatgtagttCTTCACTTTATATATTCCATTTATAGTTGCTTTACTAATAGTAGTCTATCTAAAggaaggaaaaaagaagaagagagattCGTTTTGCTTCCGAAGCTCGAAGAAATTAGCTTAGTTTAGCTGATAATTTTGGAACCTTAATGATTGTTTAGGTAATTTTATTACTAATAATGAATGATCAAGTATGCCTCAATCCCAAATAGTTAAGGTGGACTATCTATATTCATTCTGCTCGATTAAGTTAATACAATTTCAGAGAATTTGTAGACTATTTTTATGCTGGCCGTTAAACTGGTATCCGAAACTTCCTTTATATCTGGCCTTGAGGGCGTTAGAGGGCTGAGGGAGAGGGAGAGGGGGTGGGGGTAGGGGGTGGGAGACCTTTAATTGAAGTAGGAGTAGAGCCCCcaagtggcggagccagaattttcactTAGGGGTTCAAAATTtaaagaagtaaacacacgaacaagtgaaagggggttcaacatttactatatatacataaaaaaattaattttaaccatgtataaatagtgtaatttttcgcccaagggggttcggatgaacaccctgggCTCTACCTCTCCGCCGCTGGAGCCCCCTACCCAGGCAGGGAAGAGAATTAGAGTGGACTGCAGATGGTAGTTGTGGTTAATTTGAGGATCTTACATGGCGGAACGAACTCTTCTATCGTGTTGCATTTCCTCTGGTGGACCCCTCCTTGTGCAGTTACTTTTGATACTACCCTAGAGCAGAAATTTTGTTAGGACTTGAATTTCTATAGGTTCTTATTTTGGGGGGGCTGACAAATTTGGTTGTGGTGTAGGTTTGACTGGGTCAGTAATATTGAAGAGTGGACGATTATCCGATCTAATCTCACAGCTTCAGGAGGTGATAAATGGCGTGAATGCAGCTGAAACATCACCTGGTAAATATGACACTGCTCTTCTAGCAGCTCAGGTATTGCATTCGTCTTTTATTATTTCATTATCTCGTGCTTGTCAAAGTAGATTCATCAGATGTTTTGaaggaaaagaaaataaaacaagatTAAGGTAAAAAACATACAATTTTATTCAACATGTTGAGATTTAGTGACTGAGGGTAGAGGGGGGAAGAATCAAAAGATTAGGGGAAGCTGGTTAGCTATGTCACAGCGTGTATCATAAGATATACTTCGAAGCTCATTGGTACCATCTTCATTTCCTCAAATAGAAGAAGGCATATTATTTTTGTTGAcctaaaataaataaagaaataaaagagTCTTCTTTGTAATAATTAAGCTTTTAATAAGGTAGTCACACAATTCAACATGGTAGCATAGTATACAAACATCATGGATTTGACTCTTACCTCCATCCAtcgacaaaaaatatatatacattattGACTCAAGAAAACAAGCAGAATAGAGGGTGTATTGGCAACCTTGACAAATAAATAAAAGTATCCTATTTCTAATGACTTAAGCTTTTATTAGACGAGCTGGCCAGTGGTCAAACCAATTCAACAACTTTGGAGCATTACTCTCACAAAATATGTTTCACAAATGAACTTGATTTCTGTGCGTCAATGTACATGGCGTTTGTATGCCGAACATATAAAGCGCGCAACTTTAGTTCTGCATCACAAGCTGTACATAGAATaattcctcttttcttttcaCACTCAAACAACTTCTGATCTGAACTTTATAAGGAGGAGCCAATATGGTTAATACTTTGCTGCACCTCTTTAACATCATAGTTTTTTACATTATAACACCACATCTCATTTATACACCTTAGGTGAACATATTAACCATCCTTCCGCCCTACACCCACACCCCAAAGAGGGGAAAACCAATTATGCAACTTAAACAGTTGGTGTAAGTGATAGAGCTCCTCATAAATGATACTTTAATCAATCAATCACTATGGGGTCAGCAATATGAATCCTCTATGTATGTTATCAAGAAAGTAGATAAACAGAGCTCCTGAATATGTTAATGCGATGTTACAAATTAACAATTACTTACATGTTTCTTATATAATTCCACTTGTTACCTCATCCAAGCCTTTCTTGGTTATGATGTTGCCTTTAGATTCGACAATTAGCACAAGAGATTCGGGAGATGAGCATATCAAATCCAATTACTATTTTCAATAAGGATTCTTCCTCCAGTGGTATGTTTTTGTCTTTTTATGTTCATTTTAAATTCTCTAGAATGGAGATTTGCAATATCTTAAATGGACCCTGATAATTAAGTCTTGAAATATGTAACATCTCTCCAATTACGATGCTGTTTTTCAACATGAAAGTGGAAGGTCTTTAGGCCCTGTTTGTTTTTAGTCTTCCTTAGTCGAGAGATTATTTCCTTAAAATTCTGTTATCCTTTCTTCAATATTACTCTTTTTTATTACTTATCAAAGAGCAGCCCTGCCCAGTTGGGGCTAGAATACTAGAATATAAATACCCTACTTGTCCTTTATATATACGAGCCAGTTGAAGTAGAGCTGCGATGGTTATGAgcctttgctttttttttttttttttttttaagggagcTATGCTTCTTACATTCTTCCAGCTGCCGCAGTTGGGGCGGCGGGATATTGTTACATGAAGTGGAAGGCAAGTGTTCCCTGCTACATTTTATGTCTATTGGCACCCCAAGGATATATCTTTTAGTTTTGTTACATTCTTTATATAGTTGTTAGATCACATGTGCTCTTTCGAATCCTCCACAGGGTTGGTCATTTTCTGATGTAATGTATGTAACAAAGCATAATATGGCGAACGCTGTTGCATCCGTGTCTAAGCAGTTGGAAAACGTATCTGACGCATTGGCTGTGAGTCAAGAATTGTCAACAATTTCCTGGATTATCTGTGTATTATATGGTATTAACTGTTCTCATACTTATTTCACTTCTATTTCTTTTGTAGTCTACAAGAAGACATTTGACGAAGAAGCTGGAAAACTTGGACTGGAAGCTAGATGAGCAAATTGAGACATCAAAACTTATTACTTATGATGTAAGGAGAATAACATTTCTTCCCGTTCTCTCTTTAACATTCATGTATCAGGAAGCATTCTTTTATCTTATGTGAGAAATAGTTTCCTGTAACTCCTTTTTCACACCAGCACACCAAAGGAAAAAATATATTAGGTTCTGTCTCAGTTATAGTGAGACAGAGCCTATTACTTGGACTGGAAGCTAGATGAGCAAATTGAGACATCAAAACTTATTACTAAATGATGCAAGGGGAATATCATTTCTTCCCGTTCTCTTTTTAACATTGATGTATCAGGAAGCATTCTTTTATCTTATGTGAGAAATAGTTTCCTGTAACTCCTTTTTCACACCAGCACACCAGAGGAAAAAATATACTAGGTTCCATCTCAGTTATagcgagaaaaaaaaaatcaggggaATGAGGTAACAATCAGCTGCTTTGTCTAACTTGAGAGACGTATAACAGAAAGTTACTGGGAGGAACTTGCCAATACAACCTGAATTTTATTGGTTGTATGTAAGAATAGAGgccagattttttttaaaaggtaaaGGTTAAGGCTAGAAAATAATTATCACTGACTACTTGCATGGATATCTTAGTATAGACTTTATGTATCGAGGCacatggtgactttatttctcaGTGCTCAACATGAGATGTTTCTTTATGCAGGTGAGAGACGTTAAGGCTAATCTGAATCAAATTGGTTTTGATATAAACTCAATCTATGAGATGGTGTCTGGATTGGTGAGTACATTGCTTGACAAATTGTATCCATATGGTAGTGCTAGTAAAAATCTGCTGGCTAGTCATTTTGTAATCTTTCAGTTGTTGCTCAACTTGGCAGGAAGGGAAGATTGAGCTTCTTGAGAGTAACCAGGTGAATATCTAAATGTCTGGAACATGTTTTTGCCCCTTCTTTTCCTATGTTCTGCTACTATTGCGGTTGCATCACAAGTTGTCTTTGTTTATTTTTCCCCATTCCACAGGATGTGACAAATTCTGGTTTGTGGTACTTGTGCCAAGTTGCCGGGGGCATTAAGGATGGTGAAAGTACTAGAGTTATtcaggtatttttttttttttggttaatagaTGAAAGCCTTTGGACTATTGTTGTCCTTTCTCCTTGTTCTGTTTCTTCCTCCCGTAAGGAATACAAGCAGCGTGTATTTTGAATGAGTGTTTGCATGTTTCCATCGCAGTTTGAATGAGTGTTTGCATTTCCAATTAAGGTTGTGATCAATGGTTATCACTATGTCTTTTTCATCTGCTTAACATTGACTTTCTCCTTTGGTGCTTGGCAATTTATCCTATAAGATTACTCGAAAGGACTTGGTGACTGAGCTAAACCATAAAAACTGTAATTAGGCTACTGGTAAGAAAAAACTTTGGCGTCTTTCCATGATATCTGATTGTGATAAGAGCAAACACGATCTCTTGAAAATTTTGGTGTTTGTTACTCCTACTACTTAGCTATGTATTAAAAACGAAACTGATTTCTGTCTTTTTCTCTGTGGGCAAATATGTCCTTAAGTCTCATTGTTCCTATTTTGTTCAAAACATAAAATGTATTCTTATTTTGGCAATTGGAATATTTGAAAGGGCGTCGAGGCTAAGCTGATAGAGCATTCAAAGTTGACTCCCAAGGAAAATTCCGTGAAGGTACATTGACTCTCTCGAACCTGATTTACTAGATTTGGTCGTCCTTTTAATTGTTTACAAGGTCTAATCAAACAATGTATTATAATATAGGGGCTTGAGTTCATTGCTGAATCTAACGAATCAAGTGTGCCACCGAAATTGGTTACTGATACTGAAGGAAAAGATCTTAGTGGCTATCCTGCCAAAGGTCCAGTTGTTAGCAAAATGAGGATTCACAGATCTTATCCAGTTGGGTTGTCTTTAACAAGGAGCGTGTTGGGTCCAGGATTCTGACCTCTAACTTATCCTCTATTCAAAGTTGGATCACTTGGATGTGATTacccgattcattttgtttatatATTGATCGACGGCTGGTTGATTCGTGGCCTCTGTGGTTGCCCACAACATTATACACATACAAGGTTGTttgttcttttcttcttttgttttcccCTTTTACATGTCATATAAAGCTGTATTTGTAACAATATAATAAATGCGTTTCATTTTGGTCATAGATTGGAGCCAGAATGTAGGGGATAAACTTTGTGAAAGTCTTTTGATTGCACTTATCATTCTTGGGAAAATGTTTGTGGGTTCTAAAATCACGTCGCAAACATAACTTGTGGGTTGGACATATATAAATTTGTACACATTTTGTGTTGTAGTTGCTAAACTAGATATGGATTCGCAAAGATTTGATCCATCCCTTTTGGGTTTTGTTTTCAAGTTCTTGAGTTTAGTCAAAAGAGTTGCCCTGAGCAGAACAAAAACACAAACGACTGACGAATGGTAATTTGCAGTTATAATCCAAATCCAAACTTTCTTAGttgacaagtgagggatggctcagtggttaagcacctccatccacgaccggtaggtcttgggttcgagtcacactggaggggaagtgtggaaacactataaatcctcctaaaatgggagggggaaaagaaaaaaaaaaaaaaaaaactttcttagTTACGTTGAAACAGGTTTGAAACATTTTACCCTCTGAATTTGAAATACATAGACCAACTCCTTCATCAAAAAGGCCTTTAAGATTTCGAATTTGCAACTTTACGGTTCAGTAACATGTATTAAAGAACTACTTGTGCAGAGATTTAAAATCCAAAGGTACTGGTCCTCATCACAAAAGATATAGAAAATAAACCCAGATAAGGAGAATAATGTAACGCATTGCTTAAACTACTAGGCATGATCGAGAGGATCTTAAAGTGCATTCGCAGCTGGATTCAGTAGACTCAGATTCAAACTTCAACACAGAAATCGAACAATCACCCAAGTTTTTATTTGGCACTTCCTATGTTACCAAACAAGATAAAGCATCAGTTCATGCCATTAGCCTCTTCGAACTGAGAATAGATAATGTGCATTCATATCATCGGTGCCAACTAGTTTGAGATCGACGCATATTGTCGACCACAACTAGTTTGGAATTAAAGCTTAGTTGTAATCAAAAGCAAATATTAGCAATCACCAGCTAAGTTTAGGCTAAAGCAcaaaaaaaagaagctaagtttaggcccaaaaaaacaacaaaaatgtCAAGATCGATGATACAAATATGGCACATTCTTGGATAGCTCATACATCATTTTCCTTTCTTTACAAGTCTTTGGAAAATCTCCCAAAATCAAGTCGAAAAGAAGGGACTAGTATTCCCACAAAAACAGACCTAAGATCTCTAATCGGTTTGAAGAAATTCAAATGTTGGCTCCCGAACCTATCTCTTCTTTTTACCTCCCTTGCCAGATTTTGAAGAACCAGCTGCAGAAGAGGATGCAGGCTCCTGCTTCTTAGTCCTATTAGGATGTCTTCGAACCAACTCTGCAACCTGGATCATAAACTGTTTCCCTGTAATATACGACCCTAGAAAGTGTTAGAGATGGTTCAATGAAGCTTTTAGAGAGGAAAACAAATTACAGGCGCTGAACTAGAAAAACTGAGGAAATGTCCGCCAATACCACCAAAACCATCATTTAGAGCTGACTGTATGACACGTTTTTTTCGAACGAGCGTGTGCTACTCGgtttgtttcaactttcaacgATTACAGTCAAGCAAATTTCTTGTTTTCCTGCTGATATCTGCCATTTAATAGGTACCCAAACTGCAATAAAAAAGATAAACAAAATCTCTAATAGCACAGTGGTATCCCATACAGCTTTGTGAGAGAAAATTTCATGTCTCAATTCTGCAGTAGGTTTACAAATATTAAACATGCCCTTCTCTATTTGGTTTGAACACACCTCTATTTCCCCACTTCCACTTCTCATATCACATACCAATACCTGCAGCATAGCTCTAGTTAAGCCAGAGTTTTTTGCAGATCAAGGACATCGAAAACACTCTCCATTTCTCTCAGGGGGAAATTCTGATGTTAGGTTGTTACAGATTGAACGAGCTGATCCTTTTTTTGAAATTGAAATTGCAAGAGTTGATCTTTCAGTTAAGTACTGATAAAT carries:
- the LOC132634767 gene encoding uncharacterized protein LOC132634767, whose translation is MAMQTGVATSKVLILVGAGLTGSVILKSGRLSDLISQLQEVINGVNAAETSPGKYDTALLAAQIRQLAQEIREMSISNPITIFNKDSSSSGSYASYILPAAAVGAAGYCYMKWKGWSFSDVMYVTKHNMANAVASVSKQLENVSDALASTRRHLTKKLENLDWKLDEQIETSKLITYDVRDVKANLNQIGFDINSIYEMVSGLEGKIELLESNQDVTNSGLWYLCQVAGGIKDGESTRVIQGVEAKLIEHSKLTPKENSVKGLEFIAESNESSVPPKLVTDTEGKDLSGYPAKGPVVSKMRIHRSYPVGLSLTRSVLGPGF